The genomic region TATAAATGAATAAGTTGATTCATTTGGAAACTGAAAGAACGTTTATGCGCCAATTGGTAAAGGAAGATTCGTATAATTTTTATTCCTTGAACCTGGATGAAGATGTACTAAAATTTACTGGAGATAAGCCTTTTAGCAGAATTCAGGATGCCATCAAGTTTTTGGAAAATTATGATCAATATGAAAAGTACCGGGTAGGAAGATTGGCAGTTATAGACAAAGGTAGTTTGGAATTTTTGGGTTGGTGTGGATTAAAGTATTCTGTGGACAGGCATGAGTATGATATTGGATTTAGATTTTTTAAAAAATATTGGAATAAAGGTTATGCAACCGAAACATCTCAAAGGTGTTTGGAATATGGATTTGATGAACTTGGAATTGAACGAATTGTAGGTCGTGCCAGGAAGGAGAATTTGGCATCTATTCAGGTCATGGAAAAAATCGGTATGACTTATTTACGAGCTTTTGATTTTGATGGACATCCGGGTGTGATTTATCATTGTAGCAGGAAGAAATAGGTTAAGATTTTGGGGCCGGTTCAGGTAGATTAAACTCAATTTAATTAAGGGCTGCTGAATAGTACTCCAAATGTTCAATAGTAGTAATTTGAAATGGTTTTATAGAAAATTCTGCAAGCCTTTTGTCTAAATACCTATTGGACAGTATGTTAGGGTCAATTTTGTGTTTACATTTTAATGAAAAATTGGCCTAAAAACTTGTCTCCTCGGCCTTGTTATAATATTCCAAATTCCCTTGAACTTTTATCCTTATTGAATTAGTAATTTTTTCGTTAGACAGAAATTCAGCATCAGCTTCGTTGTCTGCGGTTTGCAATATTTATGTATACAGTTTCACCTTGTCGCTTTGCATCTCCTGACTTCCGCGATTTTCCCTAAGGCCTTCTAAAAGGCTTGATTTTATTGGGGTCGATTTTTGATTTGGGTGTTAATTTGGGTGTTTTACCTTTGTTTTGTGTTTATAAGGAAACTCAAATCGCCTAATGGAAGAACTTACGTTCAAGTCGTAGACAAG from Bacteroidia bacterium harbors:
- a CDS encoding GNAT family N-acetyltransferase → MNKLIHLETERTFMRQLVKEDSYNFYSLNLDEDVLKFTGDKPFSRIQDAIKFLENYDQYEKYRVGRLAVIDKGSLEFLGWCGLKYSVDRHEYDIGFRFFKKYWNKGYATETSQRCLEYGFDELGIERIVGRARKENLASIQVMEKIGMTYLRAFDFDGHPGVIYHCSRKK